From Micromonospora rifamycinica, a single genomic window includes:
- a CDS encoding L,D-transpeptidase translates to MDLRRRLTLLTVTIAAAPLALGGCTAERERPAGAATGGASGPTVSVTPADRAKDVPVSAEIGTVVQRGRVTSVKLTDDKGKAVAGEPREDGSSWVPAAPLAGGRTYTAEVTATGDAGRTTVGRTTFTTATNTNRQALTSVLYFAGNQTYGTAMPVTVAFEPAIPREARAAVQRRLFVKTDPPQPGTWSWLEDGSQVYYRAPDFWRSGTTISVRSALEGLPIGKEYVGDADRRSTSKIGRQVALDIDNATKQMSVFQDGRLVRRIPVSLGKPSTPSSSGKMVIMEKHQQTRFDTRGEPDGGYVVDVEDAQRLTWGGEFIHAAPWSEGDQGYTNVSHGCANVSSTAADWLMGVTQVGDLVTVKGTEVPLRPGNGWTAWNTSWAEFARGSALPVPPGLKPAPTTGPSHPGAVAGGSSPAPSPSGG, encoded by the coding sequence ATGGACCTGAGGCGGCGATTGACGCTTCTGACGGTGACCATCGCAGCCGCGCCGTTGGCCCTCGGCGGGTGCACCGCCGAGCGGGAGCGGCCGGCCGGCGCGGCCACCGGCGGGGCGTCCGGTCCCACGGTGTCGGTGACGCCCGCCGACCGGGCGAAGGACGTTCCGGTCAGCGCCGAGATCGGCACCGTTGTGCAGCGCGGGCGGGTGACCAGCGTGAAGCTCACCGACGACAAGGGGAAGGCCGTCGCCGGGGAGCCGAGGGAGGACGGGTCGAGCTGGGTGCCGGCGGCCCCGCTGGCCGGCGGCCGGACGTACACCGCGGAGGTGACCGCGACCGGTGACGCGGGCCGGACGACCGTCGGGCGGACCACGTTCACCACGGCGACGAATACGAACCGGCAGGCGTTGACCAGTGTGCTCTATTTCGCCGGTAACCAGACGTACGGCACCGCGATGCCGGTGACGGTGGCTTTCGAACCGGCAATTCCCCGCGAGGCCCGGGCCGCCGTGCAGCGACGATTGTTCGTGAAGACCGATCCGCCGCAGCCGGGCACCTGGTCGTGGCTGGAGGACGGCAGTCAGGTGTACTACCGCGCGCCGGACTTCTGGCGCAGCGGGACGACGATCAGCGTCCGGTCCGCCCTGGAGGGGCTGCCGATCGGCAAGGAGTACGTCGGCGACGCCGACCGGCGGTCCACCTCGAAGATCGGCCGGCAGGTGGCCCTGGACATCGACAACGCCACCAAGCAGATGTCGGTCTTCCAGGACGGCCGGCTGGTCCGCCGGATCCCGGTCAGCCTGGGCAAGCCGAGCACGCCGAGCTCCAGCGGCAAGATGGTGATCATGGAGAAGCACCAGCAGACCCGGTTCGACACCCGGGGTGAGCCGGACGGCGGCTACGTGGTCGACGTCGAGGACGCCCAGCGCCTCACCTGGGGCGGCGAGTTCATCCACGCCGCGCCCTGGTCGGAGGGGGACCAGGGGTACACCAACGTCTCGCACGGGTGCGCCAACGTCTCGTCCACCGCCGCCGACTGGCTGATGGGCGTCACCCAGGTCGGCGACCTGGTCACCGTGAAGGGCACCGAGGTGCCGCTGCGGCCGGGCAACGGCTGGACGGCCTGGAACACCAGCTGGGCCGAGTTCGCCCGGGGCAGCGCGCTGCCCGTACCGCCGGGTCTGAAGCCGGCGCCCACCACCGGCCCGTCGCACCCGGGGGCGGTCGCCGGCGGTTCGTCGCCCGCGCCGTCGCCCAGCGGCGGCTGA
- a CDS encoding right-handed parallel beta-helix repeat-containing protein, with protein sequence MPYQGLPVALRDRRPPVAGAPLWCDAHDYGLTGDGVTNDQPALAALVDRLGAGYAADGRARVIWCPPGIYSIRDAGTVWRSGVSLIGAGPAATRFLLSNEGNRSDPTPLAFWTVLQHGADRDRHIADCTFADFEIDGSGVAMAEYNYLAKGLGLQYVVRGVFRNLYIHHTGASGLGCDFLQDTLIDGVVVVGCGRLDNGEQMGGAGIGIGIGGWGDMERLTIANCTALANGTNGIFLELQKDYWTPPRGYRIVGCHSQGNRFGISDWGADGLIVTGCTMTGNLEAGYDVSGNGTAGVAGRGGLLTDCVIDGNVGDGVSVGNTPGPYTVRGNRISDNGGYGYHQHDLGRGYPHPAQDVVVESNEFWGNGLDAVRVDRPMTDAMLLDNRIRNNGRQCAEASRGGGESVRYAERSLVDRSATWAPDSHRGKVLRVGQRVAVVAANTATELHLAPVRPDAYTAWSGDTPLPGTPYELPAAPPTRAGIAIDAAFDGATVRGNRIWDNHDERTQTHGFWITARGSCVSCRVEDNDLAGNAVAALRLDTPPVGGRWLRNHGDQDWD encoded by the coding sequence GTGCCGTACCAGGGTCTGCCCGTCGCCCTGCGGGACCGCCGTCCGCCCGTCGCCGGTGCGCCGCTGTGGTGCGACGCCCACGACTACGGCCTGACCGGGGACGGGGTGACCAACGACCAGCCGGCGCTGGCCGCCCTGGTGGACCGGCTCGGTGCCGGATACGCGGCCGACGGGCGGGCCCGGGTGATCTGGTGCCCGCCGGGCATCTACTCCATCCGGGACGCCGGCACGGTGTGGCGCAGCGGGGTGTCCCTGATCGGCGCCGGTCCGGCCGCCACCCGGTTCCTGCTCAGCAACGAGGGCAACCGCAGCGACCCGACCCCGCTGGCGTTCTGGACGGTGCTCCAACACGGCGCGGACCGGGACCGGCACATCGCCGACTGCACCTTCGCCGACTTCGAGATCGACGGCTCCGGGGTGGCCATGGCCGAGTACAACTACCTGGCCAAGGGCCTGGGCCTGCAGTACGTGGTGCGCGGGGTGTTCCGCAACCTCTACATCCACCACACCGGGGCGAGCGGGCTGGGCTGCGACTTCCTCCAGGACACCCTGATCGACGGGGTGGTGGTGGTCGGCTGCGGCCGGCTGGACAACGGCGAGCAGATGGGCGGCGCGGGCATCGGCATCGGGATCGGCGGTTGGGGCGACATGGAGCGGCTCACCATCGCCAACTGCACCGCCCTGGCCAACGGCACCAACGGCATCTTCCTCGAACTCCAGAAGGACTACTGGACGCCGCCGCGCGGCTACCGGATCGTGGGCTGCCACAGCCAGGGCAACCGGTTCGGCATCTCCGACTGGGGCGCCGACGGGCTGATCGTCACCGGCTGCACGATGACCGGCAACCTGGAGGCCGGCTACGACGTCTCGGGCAACGGCACCGCCGGTGTCGCCGGCCGGGGCGGCCTGCTCACCGACTGCGTGATCGACGGCAACGTGGGCGACGGGGTCAGCGTGGGCAACACCCCGGGGCCGTACACGGTGCGCGGCAACCGGATCAGCGACAACGGCGGGTACGGCTACCACCAGCACGATCTCGGCCGGGGCTACCCGCACCCGGCGCAGGACGTGGTGGTGGAGAGCAACGAGTTCTGGGGCAACGGCCTGGACGCCGTCCGGGTGGACCGCCCGATGACCGACGCGATGCTGCTCGACAACCGCATCCGCAACAACGGCCGGCAGTGCGCGGAGGCGTCCCGCGGTGGCGGCGAGTCGGTCCGCTACGCCGAACGCTCCCTGGTCGACCGCTCGGCGACCTGGGCGCCGGACAGCCACCGGGGCAAGGTGCTGCGGGTCGGCCAGCGGGTCGCGGTGGTGGCCGCCAACACCGCCACCGAGCTGCACCTCGCCCCGGTCCGCCCCGACGCCTACACCGCCTGGAGCGGGGACACCCCGCTGCCGGGCACCCCGTACGAGCTGCCGGCCGCGCCGCCGACCCGGGCCGGCATCGCGATCGACGCGGCGTTCGACGGGGCGACGGTGCGGGGCAACCGGATCTGGGACAACCACGACGAGCGCACCCAGACCCACGGTTTCTGGATCACCGCCCGGGGCAGTTGTGTCAGTTGCCGGGTCGAGGACAACGACCTGGCCGGCAACGCGGTGGCGGCGCTCCGGCTGGACACCCCGCCGGTCGGTGGACGCTGGCTGCGCAACCACGGTGACCAGGACTGGGACTGA
- a CDS encoding dihydrolipoamide acetyltransferase family protein, producing MSARTAGRAVAGTRVFLLPDLGEGLSEAEIVEWKVAVGDLVTVDQSVVEVETAKAVVDVPCPYAGRVVALHGAAGEARPVGQPLITIAPADGGDEPAGHATYREEERAGSGNVLIGYGTGHGGTRRRRRPRLTLAPEPAAEAAVSPVPPAPVGTVGPSSAPRIPADAGGDAPASGMSTDGVVPPVGDGTAPAAATAPLVISPIVRRLAREHGVALTGLRGTGPGGVIRRADVEAALAAVPQQHTGDLGRPAAGAAAHGEPAPADASDVVIPLTGIRRVIADKLSRSRREIPEVTIWVDADATALLATRAAINAATPDAPVSVLALLARICLSGLRRFPQLNAHVDTEGQRIVQSAGVHLGIAAQTDRGLLVPVLRDAQRLTTRELATALAETTAAARAGTLPPARLTGGTFTLNNYGVFGVDGSTPIINHPEAALLGVGRIVDKPWVVDGQLAVRKVTQLSLTFDHRVCDGGVAGGFLRHVADCVEQPALLVANV from the coding sequence GTGAGCGCCCGCACCGCCGGGCGGGCCGTCGCCGGCACCAGGGTCTTCCTCCTGCCCGACCTGGGCGAGGGGCTGAGCGAGGCCGAGATCGTCGAGTGGAAGGTCGCCGTCGGTGACCTGGTCACCGTGGACCAGAGCGTGGTGGAGGTGGAGACCGCCAAGGCCGTGGTCGACGTGCCCTGCCCGTACGCCGGCCGGGTCGTCGCGCTGCACGGCGCGGCCGGCGAGGCGCGCCCGGTCGGCCAACCGCTGATCACGATCGCGCCGGCCGACGGCGGCGACGAGCCCGCCGGGCACGCCACCTACCGCGAGGAGGAGCGGGCCGGCTCCGGCAACGTCCTGATCGGGTACGGCACCGGCCACGGCGGCACCCGGCGGCGGCGACGCCCCCGGCTGACCCTGGCGCCGGAGCCGGCGGCCGAAGCTGCCGTGTCCCCCGTGCCCCCCGCCCCCGTGGGGACGGTCGGCCCGTCGTCCGCGCCGAGAATCCCGGCCGACGCGGGTGGGGACGCCCCGGCCTCCGGGATGTCCACCGACGGCGTCGTCCCGCCGGTCGGGGACGGCACCGCCCCGGCCGCCGCGACGGCACCCCTGGTCATCTCGCCGATCGTGCGCCGGCTCGCCCGCGAGCACGGGGTGGCCCTGACCGGGCTGCGCGGCACCGGCCCCGGCGGCGTGATCCGCCGGGCCGACGTGGAGGCCGCCCTGGCCGCCGTGCCGCAGCAGCACACCGGCGACCTCGGCCGGCCCGCCGCCGGCGCGGCGGCGCACGGCGAGCCGGCCCCGGCCGACGCATCCGACGTGGTCATCCCGCTGACCGGCATCCGTCGGGTGATCGCCGACAAGCTCTCCCGCAGCCGCCGGGAGATCCCCGAGGTGACCATCTGGGTCGACGCGGACGCCACCGCGCTGCTGGCGACCCGGGCGGCGATCAACGCGGCCACCCCGGACGCCCCGGTCAGCGTGCTGGCCCTGCTGGCCCGGATCTGCCTCAGCGGGCTGCGGCGGTTCCCGCAGCTCAACGCGCACGTCGACACCGAGGGGCAGCGGATCGTCCAGTCGGCCGGGGTGCATCTGGGCATCGCCGCGCAGACCGACCGGGGACTGCTCGTCCCGGTGCTGCGCGACGCCCAGCGGCTCACCACCCGGGAGCTGGCCACCGCCCTGGCCGAGACGACCGCCGCCGCCCGCGCCGGCACCCTGCCGCCGGCCCGGCTCACCGGTGGCACCTTCACCCTGAACAACTACGGGGTGTTCGGAGTGGACGGTTCCACCCCGATCATCAACCATCCGGAGGCCGCGCTGCTCGGGGTCGGACGGATCGTGGACAAGCCGTGGGTGGTCGACGGGCAGCTGGCGGTCCGCAAGGTCACCCAGCTCAGCCTGACCTTCGACCACCGGGTCTGCGACGGCGGGGTGGCCGGTGGTTTCCTGCGGCACGTCGCCGACTGCGTCGAGCAGCCGGCGCTGCTGGTGGCGAACGTCTGA
- a CDS encoding alpha-ketoacid dehydrogenase subunit beta: MATMTMAKALNAALADAMLDDERVLVFGEDVGQLGGVFRITDGLQARFGDKRCFDTPLAEAGIVGFAVGLAMSGLRPVVEMQFDAFAYPAFEQIASHVAKLRNRTRGALSVPMVIRVPYAGGIGGVEHHCDSSEAYYAHTPGLKVVTPATVEDAYSLLREAIADPDPVVFLEPKKLYFASGEAELPARTAPFGRAVIRRPGTDATLVAYGPAVPVALEAAEAAREDGWDLEVVDVRTIVPFDDATVTASVRRTGRCLVVTEAQGFAGVGAEIAARVQERCFHALHAPVLRVSGLDIPYPAPMLEHTHLPGVDRVLDTVARLQWDDRPDPRWLAQGSAA; the protein is encoded by the coding sequence ATGGCCACCATGACCATGGCGAAGGCCCTCAACGCGGCGCTCGCCGACGCGATGCTCGACGACGAGCGGGTGCTCGTCTTCGGCGAGGACGTCGGGCAGCTCGGCGGGGTCTTCCGGATCACCGACGGGTTGCAGGCCCGGTTCGGTGACAAGCGCTGCTTCGACACCCCGCTCGCCGAGGCCGGCATCGTCGGGTTCGCTGTCGGCCTGGCCATGTCCGGGCTGCGGCCCGTGGTCGAGATGCAGTTCGACGCGTTCGCCTACCCGGCCTTCGAGCAGATCGCCTCGCACGTGGCGAAGCTGCGGAACCGGACCCGGGGCGCGCTGAGCGTGCCGATGGTCATCCGGGTGCCGTACGCCGGTGGGATCGGCGGGGTGGAGCACCACTGTGACTCGTCCGAGGCGTACTACGCGCACACCCCCGGCCTGAAGGTGGTCACCCCGGCGACGGTCGAGGACGCGTACTCGCTGCTGCGGGAGGCGATCGCCGACCCGGACCCGGTGGTGTTCCTGGAGCCCAAGAAGCTCTACTTCGCCAGCGGCGAGGCCGAGCTGCCGGCCCGGACCGCGCCGTTCGGCCGGGCCGTCATCCGTCGGCCCGGCACCGACGCCACCCTGGTCGCGTACGGCCCGGCGGTGCCGGTCGCACTGGAGGCCGCCGAGGCCGCCCGGGAGGACGGCTGGGACCTCGAGGTGGTCGACGTGCGGACCATCGTGCCGTTCGACGACGCCACGGTCACCGCCTCGGTCCGCCGGACCGGCCGCTGTCTGGTGGTCACCGAGGCGCAGGGCTTCGCCGGGGTCGGCGCGGAGATCGCCGCCCGGGTGCAGGAACGCTGCTTCCACGCCCTGCACGCCCCGGTGCTGCGGGTGTCCGGGCTGGACATCCCCTACCCCGCGCCGATGCTGGAGCACACCCACCTGCCCGGGGTGGACCGGGTGCTCGACACCGTGGCCCGCCTCCAGTGGGACGACCGGCCCGATCCGCGCTGGCTGGCCCAGGGGAGCGCGGCGTGA
- the pdhA gene encoding pyruvate dehydrogenase (acetyl-transferring) E1 component subunit alpha, translating to MGPPHVQEVPAVTTTPQAVRRASPRTRRPATPVAPDPTAGLLPQIEPVRLLAPDGTPLPPRADLPEPPAGVLREMYRRMVVGRRFDAQATALTKQGRLAVYPSSRGQEACQVGAVLALRDDDWVFPTYRESMALTARGIDPVEVLTLLRGDWHCGYDPTVVRTAPQCTPLATQCVHAAGLAYGESYQGRDTVALAFIGDGATSEGDFHEGLNFAAVFKAPVVYFVQNNKYAISVPLSRQTAAPSLAYKGVGYGVPSEQVDGNDPVAVLAVLSRAVAHARAGHGPYLVEAHTYRMEAHTNADDASRYRDPDEVEAWRDRDPVARLEAYLRGRGELDDAAVAEVAAEGERYAADLRERMNAQPVVDPLSLFDHVFAEPTPQLVEQREMVRAELAADAEGDA from the coding sequence ATAGGTCCACCACACGTCCAGGAGGTCCCCGCCGTGACGACCACACCCCAGGCGGTCCGCAGGGCATCCCCGCGTACCCGTCGACCGGCCACCCCGGTCGCCCCCGACCCCACCGCCGGCCTGCTCCCGCAGATCGAGCCGGTGCGGCTGCTCGCCCCCGACGGCACCCCGCTGCCGCCCCGCGCCGACCTGCCCGAGCCGCCCGCCGGGGTGTTGCGCGAGATGTACCGCCGGATGGTCGTCGGCCGCCGTTTCGACGCGCAGGCCACCGCGCTGACCAAGCAGGGGCGGCTCGCCGTCTACCCGTCCTCCCGGGGGCAGGAGGCCTGCCAGGTGGGGGCGGTGCTCGCGCTGCGCGACGACGACTGGGTCTTCCCCACCTACCGGGAGTCGATGGCGCTGACCGCCCGGGGCATCGACCCGGTCGAGGTGCTGACCCTGCTGCGCGGCGACTGGCACTGCGGGTACGACCCGACGGTGGTCCGCACCGCGCCGCAGTGCACTCCGCTGGCGACCCAGTGCGTGCACGCCGCCGGCCTGGCCTACGGCGAGTCCTACCAGGGGCGGGACACCGTGGCGCTGGCCTTCATCGGCGACGGCGCGACCAGCGAGGGCGACTTCCACGAGGGGCTCAACTTCGCCGCCGTGTTCAAGGCCCCGGTCGTCTACTTCGTGCAGAACAACAAGTACGCGATCAGCGTCCCGCTGTCCCGGCAGACCGCCGCGCCGAGCCTGGCCTACAAGGGCGTCGGCTACGGGGTGCCCAGCGAACAGGTCGACGGCAACGACCCGGTGGCCGTCCTCGCGGTGCTCAGCCGGGCGGTGGCGCACGCCCGCGCCGGGCACGGGCCGTACCTGGTCGAGGCGCACACCTACCGGATGGAGGCGCACACCAACGCCGACGACGCGAGCCGCTACCGGGATCCCGACGAGGTGGAGGCGTGGCGGGACCGCGACCCGGTGGCCCGGCTGGAGGCGTACCTGCGCGGCCGGGGTGAGCTGGACGACGCGGCCGTCGCGGAGGTCGCCGCCGAGGGCGAGCGGTACGCCGCCGACCTGCGGGAGCGGATGAACGCGCAACCCGTCGTCGACCCGCTGAGCTTGTTCGACCACGTCTTCGCCGAGCCGACCCCGCAACTGGTGGAGCAGCGGGAGATGGTCCGGGCCGAGCTGGCCGCCGACGCGGAGGGAGACGCCTGA
- a CDS encoding Lrp/AsnC family transcriptional regulator encodes MSQQTSPQPGPPGGTGRSVTPLDEVDRRVLDELTRDGRLSMRTLAERVHVSRTNAYARVERLLRDGVITGFRARVAPEPAGLGTSAYISLTIQQNTWREVSAELARVRYIEHVALLSGEHDVLALVRAPDNATLRDVVLSRVQGIAGVLSTRTWLVFDEFDGAGSPWA; translated from the coding sequence ATGAGCCAGCAGACCAGCCCACAGCCGGGCCCGCCGGGCGGAACGGGACGTTCGGTCACCCCGCTGGACGAGGTGGACCGACGGGTCCTCGACGAGCTGACCCGGGACGGCCGGCTGTCCATGCGTACGCTCGCCGAGCGGGTGCACGTCTCGCGCACCAACGCGTACGCCCGGGTGGAGCGGCTGCTGCGGGACGGGGTGATCACCGGGTTCCGGGCCCGGGTGGCTCCCGAGCCGGCCGGGCTGGGCACCTCGGCGTACATCTCGCTGACCATCCAGCAGAACACCTGGCGGGAGGTGTCGGCAGAGCTGGCCCGGGTGCGCTACATCGAGCACGTGGCGCTGCTCAGCGGGGAGCACGACGTGCTGGCCCTGGTCCGCGCGCCCGACAACGCCACCCTGCGGGACGTGGTGCTGAGCCGGGTGCAGGGCATCGCCGGGGTGCTCTCCACCCGGACCTGGCTGGTCTTCGACGAGTTCGACGGGGCCGGCAGCCCCTGGGCCTGA
- a CDS encoding DNA polymerase domain-containing protein — MATAAEEIRVGERLVRISSPDKPYFPERGLTKRDVIGYFLAVGDGVLRALRDRPTMLERWPRGVFEGATVGTRQDNRGDAFYQKRLPAGAPDWVRTAHLTFPSGRTADEIAPGELAVVIWAANLGTLRFHPWPVTAADVERPDQLRIDLDPMPGVGFDRVVPVAHEVRAFLAELGMVGYPKTTGGRGLHVYLSIEPRWSFGECRRAVLALGHELARRLPDLVTTTWWRDQRDKPVFIDYNQMARDHTVTSAYSIRPTPAALVSAPLDWAELDDARPEDFDVLSMPARFAERGDPHAGLDGDRYSLEPLLALADRAGLAAPPEH; from the coding sequence GTGGCGACGGCGGCCGAGGAGATCCGGGTGGGAGAGCGGCTGGTCCGCATCTCCAGCCCCGACAAGCCGTATTTTCCCGAGCGCGGGCTGACCAAGCGGGACGTGATCGGCTACTTCCTGGCCGTCGGCGACGGCGTCCTGCGCGCCCTGCGGGACCGGCCGACGATGCTGGAACGCTGGCCGCGCGGCGTGTTCGAAGGCGCGACGGTCGGCACCCGGCAGGACAACCGGGGTGACGCCTTCTATCAGAAACGGCTGCCGGCCGGTGCTCCCGACTGGGTGCGTACGGCGCACCTCACCTTCCCCAGCGGTCGTACCGCCGACGAGATCGCGCCGGGCGAGCTGGCGGTGGTGATCTGGGCGGCCAACCTGGGCACCCTGCGGTTCCATCCGTGGCCGGTGACGGCGGCCGACGTGGAGCGCCCCGACCAGCTCCGGATCGACCTCGATCCGATGCCGGGGGTCGGCTTCGACCGGGTGGTACCGGTGGCGCACGAGGTCCGGGCCTTCCTCGCCGAGCTGGGCATGGTCGGCTATCCGAAGACGACAGGCGGGCGCGGCCTGCACGTCTACCTCTCCATCGAGCCCCGGTGGAGCTTCGGCGAGTGCCGGCGCGCGGTGCTCGCCCTCGGGCACGAGCTGGCGCGGCGGCTGCCCGACCTGGTCACCACCACCTGGTGGCGCGACCAGCGGGACAAGCCGGTCTTCATCGACTACAACCAGATGGCCCGTGACCACACGGTGACCTCGGCGTACTCGATCCGGCCCACCCCGGCGGCGCTGGTGTCGGCCCCGCTGGACTGGGCCGAGTTGGACGACGCCCGGCCGGAGGACTTCGACGTGCTGAGCATGCCGGCCCGGTTCGCCGAGCGCGGCGACCCGCACGCCGGCCTGGACGGCGACCGCTACTCGCTGGAGCCGCTGCTGGCGCTGGCCGACCGCGCCGGCCTGGCCGCCCCACCGGAACACTGA
- a CDS encoding helix-turn-helix transcriptional regulator yields MRLVALSDIADMLGGVSRTRATEITNRPTFPPPIDTVASGKVRVWDRAAVDAWIRRYRPNQPRGADDDER; encoded by the coding sequence GTGAGACTCGTAGCCCTCTCCGACATCGCGGACATGCTCGGTGGCGTGTCGCGCACCAGGGCCACCGAGATCACCAACCGCCCGACCTTCCCGCCGCCGATCGACACGGTGGCCAGCGGCAAGGTCCGCGTCTGGGACCGGGCGGCAGTCGACGCGTGGATCCGGCGGTACCGGCCGAACCAACCGCGCGGCGCGGACGACGACGAACGCTGA
- a CDS encoding GntR family transcriptional regulator, with product MIDPDGPVPVYRQVANILAGRISNGDLVAHRPIPSEAAIVQEFGVARGTARRAVAELRERGLVYTVPQRGTYVGQPEA from the coding sequence GTGATCGATCCAGACGGGCCGGTGCCGGTCTACCGCCAGGTGGCGAACATCCTGGCCGGTCGGATCAGCAACGGTGACCTCGTGGCGCACCGGCCGATTCCGAGCGAAGCGGCGATCGTGCAGGAGTTCGGGGTGGCCCGGGGGACCGCCCGACGTGCCGTTGCGGAGCTACGCGAGCGTGGACTGGTCTACACCGTGCCGCAGCGCGGAACCTACGTCGGGCAACCCGAGGCGTAG
- a CDS encoding L-threonylcarbamoyladenylate synthase: protein MATYLDVHPENPQPRTIARVVDLLRGDGLIAYPTDSCFALGCQLGNRDGLDRIREIRQLDSKHHFTLVCRDFAQLGQFVHINNAVFRSLKAATPGSYTFILPATKEVPRRLLHPKKKTVGVRIPDHPVAQALLAALGEPLVSSTLLLPGESEPMTQGWEIKERLDHAIDAVIDSGECGTLPTTVVDFSADEPEIVRYGAGDPTRFE from the coding sequence ATGGCGACCTATCTCGACGTACACCCGGAGAACCCGCAGCCCCGGACGATCGCCCGGGTGGTCGACCTGCTGCGCGGCGACGGCCTGATCGCCTATCCGACCGACTCGTGCTTCGCGCTGGGCTGCCAGCTCGGCAACCGGGACGGCCTCGACCGGATCCGGGAGATCCGGCAGCTCGACAGCAAGCACCACTTCACCCTGGTGTGCCGGGACTTCGCGCAGCTCGGCCAGTTCGTGCACATCAACAACGCGGTGTTCCGGTCGCTGAAGGCGGCCACCCCGGGCAGCTACACGTTCATCCTGCCCGCCACCAAGGAGGTGCCGCGCCGGCTGCTGCATCCGAAGAAGAAGACCGTCGGGGTACGCATCCCCGACCACCCGGTCGCGCAGGCGCTGCTGGCGGCGCTGGGTGAGCCGTTGGTGTCGAGCACCCTGCTGCTGCCCGGCGAGTCCGAACCGATGACCCAGGGTTGGGAGATCAAGGAACGGCTCGACCACGCGATCGACGCGGTGATCGACTCCGGCGAGTGCGGCACGCTGCCCACCACCGTGGTCGACTTCTCGGCCGACGAGCCGGAGATCGTCCGCTACGGCGCGGGCGACCCGACCCGCTTCGAGTAG
- a CDS encoding histidine phosphatase family protein yields the protein MAELAALWIVRHGESTANVAASTAEANGAELIDLTHRDADVPLSDTGEEQARATARWLAGLPQRHRPDVAVVSPYRRAARTAELALAGTGIPASVDERLRDRELGILDGLTGRGVAHRFPEEAARRQRLGKFYYRPPGGESWTDVALRLRTLLGDLRRDHEGRRVLLFGHDALVFLLRYLVEGLTEAELMGLTREHVIANCSVTGWSADAGGRLVPDIFNDVTHLHAQGTPPTTEDEIHAEPV from the coding sequence ATGGCGGAACTGGCGGCGCTGTGGATCGTCCGGCACGGTGAGAGCACGGCGAACGTCGCCGCCTCGACAGCCGAGGCGAACGGCGCGGAGCTGATCGACCTGACCCACCGGGACGCCGACGTGCCCCTGTCGGACACCGGCGAGGAGCAGGCCCGGGCCACCGCCCGCTGGCTGGCCGGGCTGCCGCAGCGGCACCGGCCCGACGTGGCGGTCGTCTCGCCGTACCGGCGGGCGGCGCGGACGGCCGAGCTGGCGCTCGCCGGCACCGGCATCCCGGCCAGCGTCGACGAGCGGCTGCGCGACCGGGAACTGGGCATCCTCGACGGGCTCACCGGGCGCGGGGTGGCCCACCGGTTCCCCGAGGAGGCGGCCCGTCGGCAACGGCTCGGCAAGTTCTACTACCGCCCACCGGGCGGCGAATCCTGGACCGACGTGGCGCTGCGGCTGCGTACCCTCCTCGGCGACCTGCGCCGCGACCACGAGGGGCGGCGGGTGCTGCTGTTCGGGCACGACGCCCTGGTGTTCCTGCTCCGTTACCTGGTGGAGGGGCTGACCGAGGCCGAGCTGATGGGGCTGACCCGGGAGCACGTGATCGCCAACTGCTCGGTGACCGGCTGGTCGGCGGACGCCGGGGGCCGACTCGTCCCGGACATCTTCAACGACGTCACCCACCTGCACGCGCAGGGCACCCCACCCACGACGGAGGACGAGATCCATGCCGAACCGGTCTGA